Proteins encoded together in one Micromonospora auratinigra window:
- a CDS encoding glucose 1-dehydrogenase has translation MRAVTVTPGVPDSLRLTDEWPEPATEEGAILVQSLAVGICGTDHEIIAGAYGEAPPGQERLVLGHEALGRVLEDPTGTLQAGDLVAGIVRHPDPLPCPNCAVGEWDMCRNGQYTEHGIKALPGFARDRWRVQPKFAVGLDPVLAPVGMLLEPASVVAKAWDHIDRIGARAEWQPQSVLVTGAGPIGLLAALLATQRGLSVHVLDRNTTGPKPDLVRSLGATYHTSPVGELDFEPDVVVECTGAPAVVLDAMCKVGPTGVVCLTGVSSGGRTIDFDAGALNRALVLENNVVFGSVNANRRHWDLAAAALARADQSWLNSLITRRVPVDRYAEAYATGGEDIKVVLDFAG, from the coding sequence GTGCGTGCGGTGACTGTGACCCCAGGGGTGCCGGACTCGTTGCGGCTGACCGACGAGTGGCCGGAGCCCGCCACCGAGGAGGGCGCGATCCTGGTCCAGTCGCTCGCGGTGGGGATCTGCGGCACCGACCACGAGATCATCGCCGGCGCGTACGGCGAGGCGCCTCCCGGCCAGGAACGGCTGGTGCTCGGGCACGAGGCACTGGGCCGGGTGCTGGAGGACCCGACCGGCACGTTGCAGGCCGGCGACCTGGTGGCCGGGATCGTCCGACACCCCGACCCGCTGCCCTGCCCGAACTGCGCGGTCGGCGAGTGGGACATGTGCCGCAACGGTCAGTACACCGAGCACGGCATCAAGGCGCTGCCCGGCTTCGCCCGGGACCGCTGGCGGGTGCAGCCGAAGTTCGCGGTCGGGCTGGATCCGGTGCTCGCCCCGGTCGGGATGCTGCTGGAGCCGGCCAGCGTGGTGGCGAAGGCGTGGGACCACATCGACCGGATCGGCGCCCGGGCCGAGTGGCAGCCGCAGAGCGTGCTGGTCACCGGGGCCGGGCCGATCGGGCTGCTGGCCGCCCTGCTGGCCACCCAGCGCGGGCTCTCCGTGCACGTGCTGGACCGCAACACCACCGGACCGAAGCCGGACCTGGTCCGCTCGCTCGGCGCGACGTACCACACCTCGCCGGTGGGCGAGCTGGACTTCGAGCCGGACGTGGTGGTCGAGTGCACCGGCGCGCCCGCCGTGGTGCTCGACGCGATGTGCAAGGTCGGGCCGACCGGGGTCGTCTGCCTGACCGGGGTGTCCAGCGGCGGGCGCACCATCGACTTCGACGCGGGCGCGCTCAACCGGGCCCTGGTGCTGGAGAACAACGTGGTGTTCGGCTCGGTGAACGCGAACCGGCGGCACTGGGACCTGGCCGCCGCCGCGCTGGCCCGGGCCGACCAGTCCTGGCTCAACTCGCTGATCACCCGCCGGGTGCCGGTCGACCGGTACGCCGAGGCGTACGCGACCGGCGGCGAGGACATCAAGGTGGTGCTCGACTTCGCGGGGTGA
- a CDS encoding DUF2252 domain-containing protein produces the protein MTQSADQRSAFIVDVLTKEFGESMALDPAAFRRKFRKMAASPFAFYRGSAALFYADQRGDFASDRFLDEQTSRVWIHGDLHAENFGTYMNASGQLVFNVNDFDEAYVGPFSWDLKRFAASVALIGYAKALSDRVIGELVAGFATAYLTELRAIAAGGDDAIGSITLENADGVLRRVLQEARLNTRVDLLSTQTTIDNYERRFSLGDGVFEIDDETRAKVCAAFQDYLGTLPEATARLRPVEAQIKDVVLRKGVGIGSAGLPSYNLLLEGHTQALENDVVIYMKQAQVPAVARHIDDERVRSYFRHQGHRTAESQRALQAHADPWLGFTELDGAGQLVAEVSPYAADLDWADVNEPEELGGILADLGRAVARMHSVADDESSHDLVDYSTEESIVAQVDGDPDGFVDYLVDFANRYGLRAREDHQLFVDLFRNGRLPGI, from the coding sequence ATGACCCAGTCCGCGGACCAGCGCTCCGCCTTCATCGTCGACGTGCTGACCAAGGAGTTCGGCGAGTCGATGGCGCTCGACCCGGCGGCCTTCCGCCGCAAGTTCCGCAAGATGGCCGCCTCCCCGTTCGCCTTCTACCGGGGCAGCGCCGCGCTCTTCTACGCCGACCAGCGCGGCGACTTCGCCAGCGACCGGTTCCTCGACGAGCAGACCAGCCGGGTGTGGATCCACGGCGACCTGCACGCGGAGAACTTCGGCACCTACATGAACGCCTCCGGGCAGCTCGTGTTCAACGTCAACGACTTCGACGAGGCGTACGTCGGGCCGTTCAGCTGGGACCTGAAGCGCTTCGCCGCCAGCGTGGCCCTGATCGGCTACGCCAAGGCGCTCTCCGACAGGGTGATCGGCGAGCTGGTGGCCGGCTTCGCCACGGCGTACCTGACCGAGCTGCGCGCCATCGCCGCCGGTGGGGACGACGCGATCGGCTCGATCACCCTGGAGAACGCCGACGGCGTGCTGCGCCGGGTGCTCCAGGAGGCCCGGCTCAACACCCGGGTCGACCTGCTCTCCACCCAGACCACCATCGACAACTACGAGCGCCGGTTCTCCCTCGGCGACGGCGTCTTCGAGATCGACGACGAGACCCGGGCGAAGGTCTGCGCCGCGTTCCAGGACTACCTGGGCACGCTGCCGGAGGCCACCGCCCGGCTGCGCCCGGTCGAGGCGCAGATCAAGGACGTGGTGCTGCGCAAGGGCGTGGGCATCGGCTCGGCCGGGCTGCCGTCGTACAACCTGCTCCTGGAGGGGCACACCCAGGCGCTGGAGAACGACGTCGTCATCTACATGAAGCAGGCCCAGGTGCCGGCGGTGGCCCGGCACATCGACGACGAGCGGGTCCGGTCGTACTTCCGGCACCAGGGGCACCGCACGGCCGAGTCGCAGCGGGCGTTGCAGGCGCACGCCGACCCGTGGCTGGGCTTCACCGAGCTGGACGGGGCGGGCCAGCTCGTCGCCGAGGTCTCCCCGTACGCGGCCGACCTGGACTGGGCCGACGTGAACGAGCCGGAGGAACTCGGCGGCATCCTCGCCGACCTGGGCCGGGCGGTGGCCCGGATGCACTCGGTCGCCGACGACGAGTCCAGCCACGACCTCGTCGACTACTCCACGGAGGAGTCGATCGTCGCGCAGGTCGACGGCGACCCGGACGGCTTCGTCGACTACCTGGTCGACTTCGCCAACCGGTACGGGCTGCGGGCCCGGGAGGACCACCAGCTCTTCGTGGACCTGTTCCGCAACGGCCGGCTGCCCGGCATCTGA
- a CDS encoding NADH-quinone oxidoreductase subunit B has protein sequence MQLPGVLGEPIRFVLNWGRRYSLWVFNFGLACCAIEFIATSMGRHDFMRLGVIPFAHGPRQADLMVVSGTVTDKMAPAIKRLYDQMPEPKYVISFGACSNCGGPYWDSYSVTKGVDQLIPVDVYVPGCPPRPEALLHGILRLQEKIAAEEAGLGGVSRPDRLAPPVDAAPRPVESLTAAPVRPPAG, from the coding sequence GTGCAACTGCCCGGAGTGCTCGGCGAGCCGATCCGGTTCGTGCTGAACTGGGGCCGGCGCTACTCCCTCTGGGTGTTCAACTTCGGCCTGGCCTGCTGCGCCATCGAGTTCATCGCCACCAGCATGGGCCGGCACGACTTCATGCGCCTCGGCGTGATCCCGTTCGCGCACGGGCCCCGGCAGGCCGACCTGATGGTGGTCTCCGGCACGGTCACCGACAAGATGGCCCCGGCGATCAAGCGGCTCTACGACCAGATGCCCGAGCCGAAGTACGTGATCTCCTTCGGCGCCTGCTCCAACTGCGGCGGCCCGTACTGGGACTCGTACTCGGTGACCAAGGGCGTTGACCAGCTCATCCCGGTCGACGTCTACGTGCCGGGCTGCCCGCCCCGCCCGGAGGCGCTGCTGCACGGCATCCTGCGACTCCAGGAGAAGATCGCCGCCGAGGAGGCCGGCCTCGGCGGGGTCAGCCGGCCGGACCGGCTCGCCCCGCCGGTGGACGCCGCGCCCCGCCCGGTGGAATCCCTCACCGCGGCACCGGTACGTCCCCCGGCCGGCTGA
- a CDS encoding SigE family RNA polymerase sigma factor → MSVTREIRIGGPPPDPAPESPALSFDGFYHAHFRALVVQLAAYTGDRSQAQDLVQDAFCQAFARWERVAGYDDPLAWVRRVAWNLAHNRWRRLRTAQAYLRRQRETHVAGPNPDRVAVDTAMAKLPPRQRRAVILYYLADLSVAEIADQERVAEGTVKSWLHRGRAALAAQLRESTGEVRDV, encoded by the coding sequence GTGAGCGTGACCAGAGAGATCCGGATCGGCGGTCCCCCGCCGGACCCCGCACCGGAGAGCCCGGCACTCAGCTTCGACGGGTTCTACCACGCCCACTTCCGGGCGTTGGTGGTCCAGTTGGCCGCGTACACCGGTGACCGGTCGCAGGCCCAGGACCTGGTCCAGGACGCCTTCTGCCAGGCCTTCGCCCGGTGGGAACGGGTGGCCGGCTACGACGATCCGCTGGCCTGGGTACGGCGGGTCGCCTGGAACCTCGCGCACAACCGCTGGCGACGGCTGCGCACCGCGCAGGCCTACCTGCGCCGGCAGCGGGAGACGCACGTGGCGGGGCCGAACCCGGACCGGGTGGCGGTCGACACCGCCATGGCGAAGCTGCCGCCGCGCCAGCGCCGGGCGGTGATCCTCTACTACCTCGCCGACCTGTCGGTCGCCGAGATCGCGGACCAGGAACGCGTCGCCGAGGGCACCGTCAAGTCCTGGCTGCACCGCGGCCGGGCCGCGCTGGCCGCCCAACTGCGCGAGAGCACCGGGGAGGTGCGCGATGTCTGA
- a CDS encoding SigE family RNA polymerase sigma factor: MAQAQARPQVYLRPRPPTPDGEEQSPPRWTIEVSAAVDEDAGPGFDEVYRRHFPSLVVQLHAFVGDMGEAQDLVQEAFSRAWPRWDRIARYDDPVAWVRRVAWNAAASRWRRLRTARLFGERQRPEVVDGPGPDRVALAAALRTLPANHRRAVVLYYLAELTVGEIAEECGVAPGTVKSWLHRARATLASRLADHGPAPAADPTGRVAH; the protein is encoded by the coding sequence ATGGCCCAGGCGCAGGCGCGGCCGCAGGTGTACCTGCGGCCGCGCCCTCCCACCCCGGACGGCGAGGAGCAGTCGCCGCCCCGATGGACGATCGAGGTGAGTGCTGCGGTGGACGAGGATGCCGGGCCCGGCTTCGACGAGGTCTACCGCCGCCACTTCCCATCGCTGGTGGTGCAGCTCCACGCGTTCGTCGGGGACATGGGCGAGGCGCAGGACCTGGTGCAGGAGGCGTTCAGCCGGGCCTGGCCCCGCTGGGACCGGATCGCCCGGTACGACGACCCGGTGGCCTGGGTCCGCCGGGTCGCCTGGAACGCCGCCGCCAGCCGGTGGCGTCGGCTGCGTACCGCCCGGCTGTTCGGGGAGCGGCAGCGACCGGAGGTGGTGGACGGGCCCGGGCCCGACCGGGTCGCGCTGGCCGCCGCCCTGCGCACGCTGCCGGCCAACCACCGGCGTGCGGTGGTCCTGTACTACCTGGCCGAACTGACCGTCGGCGAGATCGCCGAGGAGTGCGGGGTGGCCCCCGGCACCGTCAAGTCCTGGCTGCACCGGGCCCGCGCCACGCTCGCCAGCCGCCTCGCCGACCACGGCCCCGCGCCCGCGGCGGACCCGACCGGAAGGGTGGCCCACTGA
- a CDS encoding SigE family RNA polymerase sigma factor: protein MRARANEPPPADDPAVAPTPTFDDFYHAHFRSVTTQLCAYTGDLGLAQDLAQEAFCRALARWEKLVRYDDPVAWVRQVAWNLARSRWRRLRTARDHLLRQRQVEPEVPGPTPDRVAIDRALATLPPNQRRAVVLHYLADLTVAQIAAQEEVPEGTVKSWLHRGRAALAARLDESTEEVRDVRP, encoded by the coding sequence ATGAGGGCCCGCGCGAACGAACCACCACCGGCCGACGACCCGGCGGTGGCTCCGACGCCCACCTTCGACGACTTCTACCACGCGCACTTCCGCAGCGTGACCACCCAGCTCTGCGCGTACACCGGCGACCTCGGGCTGGCACAGGACCTGGCGCAGGAGGCGTTCTGCCGGGCGCTGGCCCGCTGGGAGAAGCTGGTCCGCTACGACGACCCGGTGGCCTGGGTGCGCCAGGTCGCCTGGAACCTGGCCCGCAGCCGGTGGCGCCGGCTGCGGACCGCCCGCGACCACCTGTTGCGCCAGCGGCAGGTGGAACCCGAGGTGCCCGGTCCGACACCGGACCGGGTGGCGATCGACCGGGCACTGGCGACCCTGCCGCCGAACCAGCGGCGGGCCGTGGTGCTGCACTACCTGGCCGACCTGACGGTGGCGCAGATCGCCGCGCAGGAGGAAGTCCCGGAGGGGACGGTGAAGTCCTGGCTGCACCGGGGGCGCGCCGCCCTCGCCGCACGGCTCGACGAGAGCACGGAGGAGGTCCGCGATGTCCGACCGTGA
- a CDS encoding pyridoxal phosphate-dependent decarboxylase family protein, with amino-acid sequence MTDQKLTALPARGVPAPQVLDEVRALRAGDRPTHGGRLFAYVYDPGVAGLDELAQAAYAQSAHVNGLDPTAFPSLLAMENGLVGAAARLLGGGPGSTAPDVVGSVTSGGTESLMLAVKAARDARPDLAEPRIVVPTSGHAAFAKAAHYLRVVLDPVPVDPVTLRPAPAEVAAAIRPETVLVAASAPSYAHGVVDPVAEIAAAAAAAGVRCHVDACFGGWTLPWLRRLGAPVPPFDFTVDGVTSISVDLHKYAYAPKGVSVLLHGSAALRAPQYFAYADWPGYTMVNPVIASTRSGGPIAAAWATLRHLGEDGYLRLAATTRDAVAGLADAVRAVDGLRLLAEPAATVVCFTADDPGLDLFVLVDELTARGWHTQPQLSYAGLPASVHLTVTASVAPRVAEFAPALAAAVAAARAAGPVELPPELRALAAGLTPDALTPELVAGLAAGLGLGATGVPDRMAVVNTLLDAAPPAVRERLLAEFVGLLQRPTW; translated from the coding sequence ATGACCGACCAGAAGCTGACCGCCCTGCCCGCCCGGGGGGTACCCGCACCGCAGGTCCTCGACGAGGTGCGGGCGCTGCGGGCGGGGGACCGGCCCACCCACGGCGGCCGGCTGTTCGCGTACGTCTACGACCCCGGGGTGGCCGGGCTGGACGAGCTGGCGCAGGCCGCGTACGCCCAGAGCGCGCACGTCAACGGGCTCGACCCGACCGCCTTCCCGTCCCTGCTGGCGATGGAGAACGGGCTGGTCGGCGCGGCGGCCCGGCTGCTCGGTGGTGGGCCCGGCAGCACCGCCCCGGACGTGGTCGGCAGCGTCACCAGCGGCGGCACCGAGTCGCTGATGCTGGCCGTGAAGGCCGCCCGGGACGCCCGCCCCGACCTCGCCGAGCCACGGATCGTGGTGCCGACCAGCGGGCACGCCGCCTTCGCCAAGGCCGCCCACTACCTGCGGGTGGTCCTCGACCCGGTGCCGGTCGACCCGGTGACCCTGCGGCCGGCCCCCGCCGAGGTGGCCGCCGCGATCCGGCCGGAGACCGTGCTGGTCGCCGCCTCCGCCCCGTCGTACGCGCACGGCGTCGTCGACCCGGTCGCGGAGATCGCCGCGGCCGCGGCGGCGGCCGGGGTGCGCTGTCACGTGGACGCCTGCTTCGGCGGCTGGACGCTGCCCTGGCTGCGCCGGCTCGGCGCGCCGGTGCCCCCGTTCGACTTCACCGTCGACGGGGTCACCTCGATCTCCGTCGACCTGCACAAGTACGCGTACGCGCCGAAGGGGGTGTCGGTGCTGCTGCACGGGAGCGCGGCGCTGCGCGCCCCGCAGTACTTCGCGTACGCCGACTGGCCCGGGTACACGATGGTCAACCCGGTGATCGCCTCGACCCGCTCCGGCGGGCCGATCGCCGCCGCCTGGGCCACCCTGCGGCACCTCGGGGAGGACGGCTACCTGCGGCTGGCCGCGACGACCCGGGACGCGGTCGCCGGGCTGGCCGACGCGGTCCGCGCCGTCGACGGGCTGCGGCTGCTGGCCGAGCCGGCGGCGACCGTGGTCTGCTTCACCGCCGACGACCCGGGGCTGGACCTGTTCGTGCTGGTCGACGAGCTGACCGCCCGGGGCTGGCACACCCAGCCCCAGCTCTCGTACGCCGGCCTGCCGGCCAGCGTGCACCTGACGGTGACCGCGTCGGTCGCGCCCCGGGTCGCCGAGTTCGCCCCGGCGCTGGCGGCGGCGGTGGCGGCGGCCCGGGCGGCCGGCCCGGTCGAGCTGCCGCCGGAACTGCGGGCCCTCGCGGCCGGCCTGACCCCGGACGCGCTCACCCCCGAGCTGGTCGCCGGGCTCGCCGCCGGCCTCGGGCTGGGCGCGACCGGGGTGCCGGACCGGATGGCGGTGGTGAACACCCTGCTCGACGCCGCGCCCCCGGCGGTCCGGGAGCGGCTGCTGGCCGAGTTCGTCGGCCTGCTGCAACGCCCGACCTGGTGA
- a CDS encoding MFS transporter → MTATGLPRRVHLGYALGSLVTGAFGTVPGLLLLPYLTDTLGVAAGVAALLVLLPKAWDVLVNPVAGRISDRTRSRWGARRPYLLGGGLALAVLFAAIFAAPFGTGPAAGAYVAVAFLATATAFAFFQVPYVAMPAELTADPAERTRLMSWRIAVLALAILVSGAVAPAVVAAGGDGVPGHRWTGLFVAALIVAGTLGAFLGTRSAPAGTVAETEPSLRAQLAVAGANRPFRALLLCFVVQSAGVATVLAGVKYFAGQVLRDPDGGPTLLFACFVGPALLVMPLWTRVGARAGKRAGLVAASLLFAAGALALVASPVLPAAGVYAVVALIGVGYAGQQVFALAMLPDCIAHDTARTGRRQAGVFTGVWTAGETLGLALGPGIYGLVLQLSGYVSSATGVAATQPASARLGVLLGFSVLPALLVAAPVVLLRAYTLPAAPVAPFERGVPTR, encoded by the coding sequence ATGACAGCAACGGGCCTGCCCCGCCGGGTGCACCTCGGGTACGCGCTCGGTTCCCTGGTCACCGGGGCGTTCGGTACGGTGCCCGGGCTGCTCCTATTGCCGTACCTGACCGACACGCTGGGCGTGGCGGCCGGCGTCGCCGCCCTGCTGGTGCTCCTGCCGAAGGCGTGGGACGTGCTGGTCAACCCGGTCGCCGGGCGGATCTCCGACCGGACCCGGTCGCGCTGGGGCGCGCGCCGGCCGTACCTGCTCGGCGGGGGGCTGGCGCTGGCCGTCCTGTTCGCCGCGATCTTCGCCGCCCCGTTCGGGACCGGCCCGGCCGCCGGGGCGTACGTCGCGGTCGCCTTCCTGGCCACCGCCACCGCGTTCGCCTTCTTCCAGGTGCCGTACGTGGCGATGCCGGCCGAGCTGACCGCCGACCCGGCGGAGCGTACCCGGCTGATGAGCTGGCGGATCGCGGTGCTGGCGCTGGCCATCCTGGTCTCCGGCGCGGTGGCCCCGGCGGTGGTGGCCGCCGGTGGCGACGGCGTGCCGGGGCACCGCTGGACGGGGCTCTTCGTCGCCGCGCTGATCGTGGCGGGCACCCTCGGCGCGTTCCTCGGCACCCGTAGCGCGCCGGCCGGCACCGTCGCGGAGACCGAACCCAGCCTGCGCGCGCAGCTCGCCGTGGCCGGGGCGAACCGGCCGTTCCGGGCCCTGCTGCTCTGCTTCGTGGTGCAGTCCGCCGGGGTGGCCACCGTGCTGGCCGGGGTGAAGTACTTCGCCGGCCAGGTGCTGCGCGACCCGGACGGCGGGCCGACCCTGCTCTTCGCCTGCTTCGTCGGGCCGGCGCTGCTGGTCATGCCGCTCTGGACCCGGGTCGGCGCGCGCGCCGGCAAGCGGGCCGGGCTGGTGGCCGCGTCGCTGCTCTTCGCGGCCGGTGCGCTGGCCCTGGTCGCGTCCCCGGTGCTGCCCGCCGCCGGGGTCTACGCGGTGGTCGCGCTGATCGGCGTCGGCTACGCCGGCCAGCAGGTCTTCGCCCTCGCCATGCTGCCGGACTGCATCGCCCACGACACCGCGCGCACCGGGCGGCGGCAGGCCGGCGTGTTCACCGGGGTCTGGACCGCCGGGGAGACCCTCGGCCTGGCCCTCGGCCCCGGCATCTACGGACTGGTGCTCCAGCTCTCCGGCTACGTCTCCTCGGCGACCGGGGTGGCCGCCACCCAGCCGGCGAGCGCCCGCCTCGGCGTGCTGCTCGGCTTCAGCGTGCTGCCCGCGCTGCTGGTCGCGGCGCCGGTCGTCCTGCTGCGCGCCTACACCCTGCCCGCCGCCCCGGTCGCACCGTTCGAGAGAGGCGTCCCCACCAGATGA
- a CDS encoding MGMT family protein produces the protein MTPDEYVEAVLDLVERIPPGRVMSYGAVADALAERSGRASARLVGSIMARHGGGVPWHRVVNSAGRLPPGHEREARARLRAEGCPLRGDGVDIRAAAWSPEPGM, from the coding sequence GTGACACCTGACGAGTACGTCGAGGCGGTGCTCGACCTGGTCGAGCGGATCCCGCCGGGACGGGTGATGTCGTACGGGGCGGTGGCGGACGCGCTGGCCGAGCGCTCGGGGCGCGCCTCGGCCCGGCTGGTCGGCTCGATCATGGCCCGGCACGGGGGTGGGGTGCCCTGGCACCGGGTGGTGAACTCGGCCGGCCGGCTGCCGCCGGGGCACGAGCGGGAAGCGCGGGCCCGGCTGCGCGCCGAGGGCTGCCCGTTGCGCGGGGACGGGGTGGACATCCGGGCGGCGGCCTGGTCGCCGGAGCCGGGGATGTGA
- the proB gene encoding glutamate 5-kinase has translation MREAVTSARRIVVKIGSSSLTTATGGLDEARVDTLVDTLGALATAGREVVLVSSGAIAAGLAPLGLPRRPRDLATQQAAASVGQGLLIGRYAGSFARHRLTVGQVLLTVDDVTRRAHYRNAYRTLRKLLDLRAVPIVNENDTVATEEIRFGDNDRLAALVAALVDADLLVLLSDVDALWTGDPSRPGSTRIAEVHGDGDLAGVQVGGAGRAGVGTGGMVTKVEAARIATGFGIPVVLTAAPLAGAALAGEPVGTFFHPSSRRPAARLFWLAHATAPRGRLHLDPGAVQAVVGRRKSLLPAGITAVDGAFTAGDPVDLVDTEGAPVARGLVNYDAVELPGLLGRSTTELAAALGPAYEREVVHRDDLVLL, from the coding sequence GTGCGTGAAGCAGTCACCTCGGCCCGCCGGATCGTCGTCAAGATCGGCTCCTCCTCGCTGACCACGGCGACCGGCGGCCTCGACGAGGCACGGGTCGACACCCTGGTCGACACCCTCGGCGCACTGGCCACCGCCGGACGCGAGGTGGTGCTGGTCTCCTCCGGCGCGATCGCCGCCGGGCTGGCCCCGCTCGGGCTGCCCCGCCGCCCGCGCGACCTGGCCACCCAGCAGGCCGCCGCCAGCGTCGGGCAGGGCCTGCTGATCGGCCGGTACGCGGGCAGCTTCGCCCGGCACCGGCTCACCGTCGGGCAGGTGCTGCTCACCGTCGACGACGTGACCCGGCGGGCGCACTACCGCAACGCGTACCGGACTCTGCGCAAGCTGCTCGACCTGCGCGCGGTGCCGATCGTCAACGAGAACGACACGGTGGCCACCGAGGAGATCCGGTTCGGCGACAACGACCGGCTGGCCGCGCTGGTCGCCGCCCTGGTCGACGCCGACCTGCTGGTGCTCCTCTCCGACGTGGACGCGCTCTGGACCGGCGACCCGTCCCGGCCGGGCAGCACCCGGATCGCCGAGGTGCACGGCGACGGCGACCTGGCCGGCGTGCAGGTCGGCGGCGCGGGCCGGGCCGGCGTCGGCACCGGCGGCATGGTGACCAAGGTGGAGGCGGCCCGGATCGCCACCGGCTTCGGCATCCCGGTGGTGCTCACCGCCGCCCCGCTGGCCGGCGCCGCGCTGGCCGGCGAGCCGGTCGGCACCTTCTTCCACCCGAGCAGCCGCCGCCCGGCGGCCCGGCTCTTCTGGCTGGCGCACGCCACCGCGCCCCGCGGCCGGCTGCACCTCGACCCGGGCGCGGTGCAGGCCGTGGTGGGCCGGCGCAAGTCGCTGCTGCCGGCCGGCATCACCGCGGTGGACGGCGCGTTCACCGCCGGCGACCCGGTCGACCTGGTCGACACCGAGGGCGCGCCGGTGGCCCGGGGGCTGGTCAACTACGACGCGGTGGAGCTGCCCGGGCTGCTCGGCCGCTCCACCACCGAACTCGCCGCGGCGCTCGGCCCGGCGTACGAACGGGAGGTCGTGCACCGCGACGACCTCGTCCTGCTGT